The following coding sequences lie in one Euhalothece natronophila Z-M001 genomic window:
- a CDS encoding biotin transporter BioY codes for MSSPNNELLWTVIGLILTIGGTFVEAFVTNFPWYWMEEGIKAHSLGITFQVAAVLFTACLGGKRAGALSQVAYITLGLAWLPVFAQGGGLDYLTQPTFGYIIGFIPGAWYCGVVAFRQEKQLEWLGLSCLLGLLIIHTVGIIYLVGLYFFKLIILEVTMPLLPAILEYSWQPLGSQLALVCAVAVATYGLRNLLFY; via the coding sequence GTGTCATCTCCAAATAATGAATTACTCTGGACAGTGATTGGTTTAATTTTAACCATTGGCGGCACTTTTGTAGAAGCCTTTGTCACCAACTTTCCTTGGTATTGGATGGAAGAAGGAATTAAAGCTCATTCTCTAGGCATTACCTTCCAAGTAGCAGCAGTTTTATTTACAGCTTGTCTGGGAGGGAAACGAGCAGGAGCTTTATCTCAAGTCGCTTATATCACTCTGGGGTTAGCTTGGCTACCAGTATTTGCCCAAGGGGGTGGGTTAGACTATCTCACTCAACCTACCTTTGGCTATATTATCGGTTTTATTCCTGGAGCTTGGTATTGTGGAGTTGTTGCCTTTCGTCAGGAAAAACAGTTGGAATGGTTGGGACTAAGTTGTTTGTTAGGATTACTTATTATTCATACAGTTGGGATAATTTATTTAGTAGGGTTGTACTTTTTTAAGCTAATTATTTTAGAAGTAACGATGCCACTGTTACCAGCAATTCTAGAATATTCTTGGCAACCTTTAGGCAGTCAATTGGCTTTAGTTTGTGCAGTTGCTGTGGCAACGTATGGATTACGAAATCTCTTATTTTATTGA
- a CDS encoding ABC transporter ATP-binding protein yields MAQSRLRTLLSYIRPHRKKMFMGIGALLVVNLLSAYIPLLIRDSVDDSFETNRFWLYVVGIVILASIMWGIRMLSRVWIFGVGREVEYDLKQRIFEHLLRLEPSYFSVNTSGDLINRATSDVDNIRRLVGFSVLSLVNTVFAYGITLPFMLSVDVRLTLLAIAPYPFILVAVQLFSKNLRDQQQQVQENLSDLSQLIQEDMSGMSLIKIYSQEENEREVFGEKNQNLLRANLKLARTRNLLFPIIEALAAVSLLLLLGFGSRGIGAGIISNGDFVALIIYAQRLVFPIALLGFTITAYQRGEVSVDRVEAIFQTEPNIQDSPDAISLPVEEVKGHLEAKNLTYTYPGSQEPALAGINFSIEPGKLVAVVGSIGAGKSTLAHVIPRLLDVEEGQVFLDGNDITKLKLADLRRAIAYVPQDSFLFSTTVGNNIAYGDPFADSLLIESTAKESQIHPEIVNFPQSYNTIVGERGITLSGGQRQRTSLARALLIDAPVLILDDALSSVDNRTATDILSNLSAGVKGKTVIFITHQLSAASKADQLLVMDQGKIVQTGTHEELLQQNGLYQSLWQQHQLETAIN; encoded by the coding sequence ATGGCACAATCACGTTTACGAACCTTACTTTCCTATATCCGCCCTCACCGTAAAAAAATGTTTATGGGGATTGGGGCGCTATTAGTGGTTAACTTACTTAGCGCATATATCCCGCTTTTAATTCGGGATAGTGTAGATGACTCCTTTGAAACGAATCGCTTTTGGCTTTATGTCGTCGGGATTGTTATTCTTGCCTCCATCATGTGGGGGATTCGGATGCTCTCCCGAGTTTGGATTTTTGGCGTAGGGCGAGAAGTAGAGTATGACCTTAAACAAAGGATTTTTGAGCATTTATTGCGCCTAGAACCTAGCTATTTTTCCGTTAATACCTCGGGAGACTTGATTAACCGTGCCACTAGTGATGTGGATAATATTCGTCGCTTAGTGGGGTTTTCCGTATTGAGTTTAGTGAATACTGTGTTTGCCTATGGCATTACGCTACCCTTTATGCTGTCAGTGGATGTGCGTTTAACCCTACTCGCGATCGCGCCTTATCCCTTCATTTTAGTAGCGGTACAACTATTTAGTAAAAACCTTCGTGATCAACAACAACAAGTGCAAGAAAATCTTTCTGATCTCAGTCAGTTAATTCAGGAAGATATGAGTGGAATGTCTCTGATTAAAATTTATTCCCAAGAAGAAAATGAACGTGAAGTTTTTGGGGAAAAAAATCAGAATCTCCTGCGTGCCAACCTAAAATTAGCACGAACTCGTAACCTTTTATTCCCGATTATTGAAGCACTGGCTGCAGTTAGTTTACTATTACTCTTAGGTTTTGGTTCTCGGGGGATTGGTGCTGGGATTATTAGTAACGGTGATTTTGTTGCCTTAATTATTTATGCCCAACGTCTGGTTTTCCCCATTGCCCTCCTCGGATTTACCATTACCGCTTATCAACGGGGAGAAGTGAGTGTAGATCGGGTAGAAGCGATTTTTCAAACTGAACCAAACATTCAAGACTCTCCCGATGCCATTTCGTTGCCTGTGGAAGAAGTAAAAGGACATCTTGAAGCGAAAAATTTAACTTATACCTATCCTGGTAGCCAAGAACCAGCACTTGCAGGGATTAACTTTAGTATTGAACCTGGAAAACTAGTGGCTGTGGTGGGATCAATTGGTGCCGGGAAATCTACCCTCGCCCATGTGATTCCTCGTTTGTTAGATGTAGAAGAAGGGCAAGTATTCTTAGATGGAAATGATATTACTAAGCTAAAGTTAGCAGATTTAAGACGCGCGATCGCGTATGTTCCCCAAGATAGCTTCTTATTCAGTACCACCGTTGGCAACAACATTGCTTACGGAGATCCTTTTGCGGACTCCTTATTAATTGAGTCAACAGCAAAAGAATCACAAATTCACCCTGAAATTGTTAATTTTCCCCAAAGCTACAATACCATTGTTGGAGAAAGAGGAATTACTCTTTCTGGGGGGCAACGTCAACGTACTTCCTTAGCAAGGGCTTTATTAATTGATGCGCCAGTTCTGATTTTAGATGATGCCCTTTCTAGCGTTGATAATCGCACTGCAACCGATATTTTAAGTAACTTATCTGCAGGGGTAAAAGGAAAAACTGTCATCTTTATTACCCATCAACTCTCTGCTGCCTCAAAAGCCGATCAACTTCTAGTAATGGATCAAGGAAAAATTGTTCAAACAGGAACTCATGAAGAACTACTACAACAAAATGGATTATATCAATCCCTGTGGCAACAGCATCAATTAGAGACGGCAATTAATTGA
- a CDS encoding DNA-methyltransferase → MKRASRNRTLSCDQDEINYFRKKLLVANSPKSLALLKNQILCQDFFDAIQYFPQESIDLLILDPPYNLSKNYHGNHFQEKDKSNYTKWFNQVISNLRPLLKPKATIYVCSDWKTSILIAPILEQYFWIQNRITWEREKGRGAKRNWKNNTEDIWFCTLSKDYTFNIEAVKLKKKVIAPYRKADGSPKDWQAEKDGNFRLTHPSNIWTDITIPFWSMPENTDHPTQKPEKLIAKLILASSKEQEVVFDPFLGSGTTAVVAKKLNRHFIGIEINQEYCCWAMKRLQQAKADASIQGYSQGIFWERNS, encoded by the coding sequence ATGAAACGCGCATCGAGAAATCGCACCCTAAGTTGTGATCAAGATGAAATTAATTATTTTCGTAAAAAACTTCTAGTAGCCAACTCACCAAAATCATTAGCTTTACTAAAGAATCAAATTTTATGTCAAGATTTTTTTGATGCTATCCAGTATTTTCCCCAAGAGAGTATTGATCTTCTCATCTTGGATCCCCCTTATAATCTTTCTAAGAATTATCATGGCAATCACTTTCAGGAAAAAGATAAATCAAACTATACCAAGTGGTTTAATCAAGTAATATCAAACTTAAGACCACTCTTAAAGCCTAAGGCAACAATTTATGTTTGTTCGGATTGGAAAACTTCAATTTTAATTGCTCCTATTCTAGAACAATATTTCTGGATTCAGAATCGCATTACTTGGGAACGAGAAAAAGGTAGGGGGGCAAAACGAAATTGGAAAAATAATACTGAAGATATTTGGTTTTGTACCCTTTCTAAGGATTATACTTTTAATATTGAGGCGGTAAAACTAAAGAAAAAAGTCATTGCCCCTTATCGCAAAGCTGATGGTTCTCCCAAAGATTGGCAAGCCGAAAAAGACGGTAATTTTCGTTTAACTCATCCCTCGAATATTTGGACAGATATTACAATTCCATTTTGGTCAATGCCAGAAAATACCGATCATCCCACGCAAAAACCAGAAAAATTAATCGCTAAACTGATTTTAGCTAGTTCTAAGGAGCAAGAGGTAGTATTTGACCCTTTTTTAGGGAGTGGTACAACCGCCGTAGTCGCCAAGAAACTTAACCGACATTTTATTGGAATTGAAATTAATCAGGAATACTGCTGTTGGGCAATGAAACGATTACAGCAAGCCAAAGCTGATGCTTCGATTCAAGGATACTCACAGGGAATTTTCTGGGAACGGAATTCCTGA
- the aroA gene encoding 3-phosphoshikimate 1-carboxyvinyltransferase — protein sequence MPPSIITVQSVGTQQQLVINPPEQGLTLQGNLTIPGDKSISHRALMFGAIALGETRIQGLLLGEDPRSTAHCLRAMGAQISELNAQEVIIQGVGLGNLEEPSAVLDAGNSGTTVRLMLGLLASHASRFFVISGDASLRSRPMSRVVKPLTEMGAKIWGRQRNSLAPLAIQGESLKAITYHSPIASAQVKSCVLLAGLMAEGNTTVVEPALSRDHSERMLEAFGANITTDPEAKSITIEGKPTLKGQTIVVPGDISSAAFWLVAAIIVPDSELVIENVGINPTRTGILEALERMEADITIENKQIIAGEPVADLRVRSGQLKGAEIGGDLIPRLIDEIPIIAVAAIFAQGKTIIKDAAELRVKESDRIAVMASQLSKMGANITERPDGLEINGGGELKGTELEAYNDHRVAMSCAIAALKAKGKTTINGAEAVAISYPDFFDSLRQICETQEI from the coding sequence ATGCCTCCTTCTATTATCACCGTTCAATCAGTTGGGACTCAACAACAATTAGTCATTAATCCTCCCGAACAAGGGTTAACTCTACAAGGAAATTTAACGATTCCAGGGGATAAATCAATTTCTCATCGGGCGTTAATGTTTGGCGCGATCGCGCTAGGAGAAACTCGCATTCAGGGGTTATTATTAGGAGAAGACCCTCGCAGTACCGCCCACTGTTTACGGGCAATGGGGGCGCAAATTTCAGAGTTAAATGCCCAAGAAGTGATTATTCAAGGAGTGGGATTAGGCAATTTAGAAGAACCCAGTGCAGTGCTTGATGCAGGAAACTCTGGTACAACAGTACGCTTGATGTTAGGCTTACTTGCTTCTCATGCTAGCCGTTTTTTTGTTATTAGTGGAGATGCTTCACTGCGATCGCGCCCTATGTCACGAGTCGTTAAACCCCTAACAGAAATGGGCGCAAAAATTTGGGGGAGACAACGTAATTCTTTAGCCCCCTTAGCGATACAAGGAGAATCTCTAAAAGCGATTACTTATCATTCTCCCATTGCCTCAGCACAAGTAAAATCTTGTGTTCTCCTAGCAGGATTAATGGCAGAAGGAAACACCACTGTTGTTGAACCGGCTCTATCCCGAGATCATAGCGAAAGGATGTTAGAAGCATTTGGGGCAAATATTACCACTGACCCCGAAGCAAAATCAATCACAATTGAGGGAAAACCTACCTTAAAAGGACAGACAATTGTTGTTCCGGGTGATATTAGTTCCGCAGCCTTTTGGCTAGTGGCAGCGATTATTGTTCCAGACTCAGAATTAGTTATTGAAAATGTTGGCATTAACCCCACTCGTACAGGCATTTTAGAAGCCTTAGAACGCATGGAAGCCGATATTACCATTGAAAATAAACAGATCATTGCAGGAGAACCTGTGGCAGATTTACGAGTGCGTTCAGGTCAATTAAAAGGGGCAGAAATTGGAGGAGATTTAATTCCCAGACTGATTGATGAAATTCCAATTATTGCTGTTGCGGCTATTTTTGCTCAAGGAAAAACAATTATTAAAGATGCGGCAGAATTACGGGTAAAAGAAAGTGATCGCATTGCAGTAATGGCTTCTCAACTGAGTAAAATGGGGGCAAATATTACGGAACGCCCTGATGGTTTAGAAATTAACGGGGGTGGAGAGTTAAAAGGAACAGAATTAGAGGCTTATAATGATCATCGGGTTGCTATGAGTTGCGCGATCGCGGCTTTAAAAGCGAAAGGAAAAACTACCATTAATGGTGCAGAGGCAGTTGCTATTTCCTACCCTGACTTTTTTGATAGTTTACGCCAAATTTGTGAAACTCAAGAAATCTAA
- a CDS encoding thiol-disulfide oxidoreductase DCC family protein, with product MFYHVIYDGNCNLCVSLVQQMEKIDQGTQFDYIPMQDQATLNQFGITEQDCELGMILINADNPKQRWQGSDAAEEIACKLPLATGLIDLYRQIPGLKNLGDKLYENIRDHRYQIFGKRDKTYHSPYPVGCQSKQ from the coding sequence ATGTTCTATCATGTCATTTACGATGGAAACTGTAATCTTTGTGTTTCTCTAGTTCAACAAATGGAAAAAATTGATCAGGGAACGCAGTTTGATTATATTCCCATGCAAGATCAAGCAACTTTAAATCAGTTTGGAATTACGGAACAAGACTGCGAACTAGGGATGATTTTAATTAATGCTGACAATCCGAAACAACGTTGGCAAGGAAGCGACGCAGCCGAAGAAATAGCTTGTAAACTTCCTCTTGCCACTGGCTTAATTGATTTATATCGACAGATTCCTGGTTTGAAAAACTTAGGCGATAAACTCTATGAAAACATTCGAGATCATCGCTATCAAATTTTTGGAAAAAGAGATAAAACTTACCATTCTCCCTACCCCGTCGGTTGTCAAAGTAAGCAATAA
- a CDS encoding SNF2-related protein encodes MDFSVEDAVRLSSGETQTMGKLPIVDFEASGALQELITNLSGNQALTPIEPPEGFRGELRPYQARGVGWLAFLQRWGLGACLADDMGLGKCVSPKTLVFVNGNLRAAEEIWNQFAVEEIEDGEGVWAKPSQSLWVNAIDNSSGKIVPASMIRLYRQKVQEKLRKIHLKDGETITITQKHKLLTSEGWTNQLRVGDYVAVPAKYFWQGKSVDSELVEFLAWQIAEGYEHHQDARLSISQNSITTLNRLYNLFNSLGSRYQFKTNSPKINHKKCDLRNGLSRTPCLSLCSRSYQSFLEDKGYKWGQRSKDKVIPDFIMNADLKGISLFLRHYFDAEGSVSEKTGNIEISSASFTLMKQLSVLLRRFGIWLRWHQKEKCATNGKKIKRMYYIGTLSGNSARIFRDYIGFNAENKQNKLAKICQRNQNTNIEGIPASTLVNEMLEVSQLPIRHFGMHNTVYLNNSQQFSRQSLQKVVSHTEQVLDGTSETVYREKKKSRWTEKTLQAYAQLDKPKISNYKDKIQSLLDQEVFYCQIESIEEIDYEGWVYDFEVANHHNFIANNIICHNTIQTIALLLHLKEQEELSAPTLLVCPTSVLGNWEREVHRFSTNLSCLVHHGEKRKKGQPFVKQAQKHDLIITSYALAQRDAKTLEKVTWEGVILDEAQNIKNPQAKQSKAVRSLEANFKIALTGTPLENRLSELWSIIDFLNPGYLGSLQFFQKRFANPIEKYNDKDSLQTLRSLVQPFILRRVKTDKEIIQDLPDKQEMNVYCGLSQEQAELYQQVVDKALKDIEDAEGIQRHGKILTLLMKLKQLCNHPALLKKEEALIEAKRSGKLLRLTEMLEELTAERDRALIFTQFAEWGKLLQAYLEKTFNCEVPFLYGATRKKQREEMVDRFQNDPDAPPFFILSIKAGGTGLNLTRANHVFHIDRWWNPAVENQATDRAFRIGQKQNVQVHKFISTGTLEERINEMIESKKQLAEQTVDAGEDWLTQLDTEQLRDLVLLDRKAVIEND; translated from the coding sequence ATGGATTTTTCTGTAGAGGATGCGGTGCGTCTCAGTAGTGGGGAAACTCAGACTATGGGAAAACTCCCCATTGTGGATTTTGAGGCTTCAGGGGCGCTACAAGAGTTAATTACTAATTTAAGTGGTAATCAAGCGTTAACGCCCATTGAACCGCCAGAGGGATTTCGTGGGGAATTACGCCCTTATCAAGCACGGGGAGTGGGTTGGTTAGCATTTTTGCAAAGATGGGGCTTAGGGGCTTGTTTAGCAGATGATATGGGTTTGGGGAAATGTGTTTCTCCCAAAACTTTGGTTTTTGTTAATGGCAATTTACGGGCAGCTGAAGAGATTTGGAATCAGTTTGCTGTTGAAGAGATCGAGGATGGAGAAGGGGTTTGGGCAAAACCTTCCCAGTCTTTATGGGTCAATGCTATTGATAATTCTAGCGGCAAAATTGTTCCCGCCTCAATGATTCGGCTTTATCGTCAGAAGGTTCAAGAAAAGTTACGCAAAATTCATTTAAAAGATGGGGAAACCATCACGATTACTCAAAAGCATAAATTATTAACATCGGAAGGATGGACAAACCAATTACGAGTAGGGGATTATGTAGCAGTTCCTGCTAAGTATTTTTGGCAAGGAAAATCAGTTGATTCTGAATTAGTAGAGTTTTTAGCGTGGCAAATTGCTGAAGGATATGAACATCATCAAGATGCAAGATTATCTATTAGTCAGAATAGTATAACAACCTTAAATCGACTTTATAATCTCTTTAATTCTTTGGGATCAAGGTATCAATTTAAAACTAATTCGCCAAAAATTAATCATAAAAAATGCGATTTACGTAATGGTCTTAGTAGAACGCCTTGTCTCTCTCTCTGTAGCAGAAGCTATCAAAGTTTTCTAGAAGATAAAGGATATAAATGGGGACAACGATCTAAGGATAAAGTTATTCCTGATTTCATAATGAATGCTGATTTAAAAGGAATTAGCTTATTTTTGCGTCACTATTTCGATGCTGAAGGTTCTGTAAGTGAAAAGACAGGAAATATTGAAATTTCTAGTGCTTCTTTTACCTTAATGAAGCAACTTTCTGTATTACTAAGACGTTTTGGTATTTGGTTAAGATGGCATCAAAAAGAAAAGTGTGCCACCAATGGCAAAAAAATTAAAAGGATGTATTATATAGGAACTCTTAGTGGTAACTCAGCACGTATTTTTCGTGACTATATTGGCTTTAACGCAGAAAACAAGCAAAACAAACTAGCAAAAATTTGTCAGCGAAATCAAAATACAAATATTGAAGGAATCCCTGCTTCTACTCTGGTTAATGAAATGTTAGAGGTAAGCCAATTACCAATTCGTCATTTCGGAATGCACAATACAGTTTATCTCAATAATTCTCAGCAATTTTCTCGACAAAGTTTACAAAAAGTTGTCAGTCATACTGAACAGGTTTTAGATGGAACATCGGAAACAGTGTACCGCGAGAAGAAAAAGTCTCGTTGGACAGAAAAAACGTTACAAGCCTATGCACAACTAGATAAACCAAAGATCAGTAACTATAAAGATAAAATCCAAAGTTTATTAGATCAAGAAGTCTTCTATTGTCAAATTGAATCAATTGAGGAAATTGACTATGAGGGTTGGGTCTATGATTTTGAAGTAGCGAATCATCATAACTTTATTGCTAATAATATTATTTGTCATAATACGATTCAGACGATCGCGCTTTTATTACATCTTAAAGAACAAGAGGAACTGTCTGCGCCTACTTTATTAGTTTGTCCAACTTCGGTATTAGGAAACTGGGAACGAGAGGTGCATCGGTTTAGCACTAATCTTTCCTGTTTAGTTCATCATGGCGAAAAACGGAAAAAAGGACAACCCTTTGTTAAGCAAGCACAAAAACATGATTTAATTATTACCAGTTATGCGTTAGCCCAACGGGATGCCAAAACTTTAGAAAAGGTGACTTGGGAAGGGGTAATTTTAGATGAAGCACAAAACATTAAGAATCCTCAAGCGAAACAGTCTAAAGCTGTGCGAAGTTTAGAGGCAAATTTCAAGATCGCGCTAACAGGAACGCCTTTAGAAAATCGCCTGTCGGAGTTATGGTCGATTATTGATTTTTTAAACCCAGGTTATTTAGGATCACTACAATTTTTCCAAAAGCGCTTTGCGAATCCCATTGAAAAATATAATGATAAGGATTCTTTGCAAACTCTCCGCTCTCTAGTGCAACCCTTTATTTTAAGACGAGTTAAAACGGATAAAGAGATTATTCAAGATTTACCTGATAAACAGGAAATGAATGTGTATTGTGGCTTATCCCAAGAACAAGCAGAACTCTATCAGCAGGTTGTGGATAAGGCACTAAAAGACATTGAAGATGCTGAAGGAATCCAACGTCATGGTAAGATTTTAACGCTCTTAATGAAACTGAAACAGTTGTGTAATCATCCTGCTTTGTTAAAGAAAGAAGAAGCATTAATTGAAGCAAAACGTTCAGGAAAATTATTACGTTTAACTGAGATGTTAGAAGAGTTGACAGCCGAGCGCGATCGCGCTTTAATTTTCACTCAATTTGCGGAATGGGGAAAACTTCTGCAAGCCTATTTAGAGAAAACATTTAACTGTGAAGTTCCTTTTCTTTATGGGGCAACTCGTAAAAAACAAAGAGAAGAAATGGTTGATCGCTTTCAAAATGATCCTGATGCACCTCCATTTTTTATTCTGTCGATTAAAGCAGGAGGAACAGGTTTAAACTTAACTCGCGCTAATCATGTCTTTCATATTGATCGTTGGTGGAATCCCGCAGTAGAAAATCAAGCCACCGATCGCGCTTTTCGTATTGGACAAAAACAGAATGTGCAAGTTCATAAATTTATCTCTACGGGAACCCTAGAAGAACGTATTAATGAGATGATAGAAAGTAAAAAACAATTAGCTGAACAAACCGTTGATGCAGGAGAAGACTGGTTAACTCAGTTAGATACGGAACAATTACGAGATTTAGTATTATTAGATCGTAAAGCAGTGATTGAAAATGATTAG
- a CDS encoding dihydrolipoyl dehydrogenase family protein — protein MAVDYDIVIIGGGSGGLVVASAAAQLNAKVALVEKDRLGGDCLWFGCVPSKSLLHASRVAHEVKNSSRFGIYTTPPDIQFVEATGHVQKVISTIQPHDSPERFESLGVEVIFGEGQFKDEKTFSVNGRDLKARAFVVSTGSRPKVPPIEGLEEAGFLTNEQVFSLKERPESLAVIGAGPIGCELGQAFHRLGSQVTMVSSRDHILPKEDPEAALVVEKQLEADGINLLRGARAQKVEVIDGKKHLWVGDEEVVVDEILISSGRVPNVHSLNLAAAGVKYNEQGIEVNEKLQTSNNRIYACGDVIGGYQFTHVAGYEAGVVVQNALFFPSAKADYRVVPWATFTEPELARVGLTEKQARDRYGDDVEILKQEFADVDRAQAEGATEGFAKIITTGKGEILGAHIVGSSAGEIIHEVIMAMKHNLPVSALTGIIHIYPTLSEVNSKAALQLKKRNYAKNTQLQNTLRKLFGFLRSINS, from the coding sequence ATGGCAGTAGATTATGATATCGTAATTATCGGCGGTGGTTCTGGTGGGCTAGTGGTTGCCAGTGCCGCAGCGCAGTTAAACGCCAAGGTAGCCCTAGTGGAAAAAGACCGTTTAGGGGGAGACTGTCTCTGGTTTGGTTGTGTTCCCAGTAAATCATTATTACACGCTTCGAGAGTCGCCCATGAAGTAAAAAATAGCTCACGATTTGGCATTTATACTACACCCCCTGATATTCAATTTGTCGAAGCTACGGGTCATGTGCAGAAAGTTATTAGTACCATCCAACCCCATGATTCCCCAGAACGGTTTGAAAGTCTAGGGGTAGAAGTGATTTTTGGGGAAGGTCAATTTAAGGATGAGAAAACCTTTAGCGTTAATGGGCGTGACTTAAAAGCCCGTGCTTTTGTAGTTTCCACAGGGTCTCGCCCGAAAGTTCCCCCCATTGAAGGCCTTGAAGAAGCTGGCTTTTTAACCAATGAACAAGTCTTTTCCCTAAAAGAACGTCCCGAGTCTTTAGCCGTCATTGGCGCAGGCCCCATCGGATGTGAATTAGGACAGGCATTTCATCGCTTAGGCTCACAAGTCACCATGGTATCCAGCCGTGACCATATTCTACCAAAAGAAGACCCAGAAGCGGCGTTAGTGGTAGAGAAACAGTTAGAAGCGGATGGGATTAACCTTCTGCGAGGCGCACGAGCGCAAAAAGTCGAGGTAATCGACGGCAAAAAACATCTCTGGGTTGGCGATGAGGAAGTGGTTGTTGATGAAATTTTAATCTCTTCTGGGCGTGTTCCCAATGTGCATTCCCTGAATTTAGCAGCTGCAGGGGTGAAATATAATGAGCAAGGGATAGAAGTTAATGAAAAACTGCAAACCTCCAATAACCGCATTTATGCCTGTGGTGATGTTATCGGTGGCTATCAGTTTACTCATGTCGCAGGTTATGAAGCAGGGGTAGTGGTGCAAAATGCCCTATTTTTCCCTTCAGCTAAAGCAGACTATCGGGTAGTTCCCTGGGCTACCTTTACTGAACCAGAATTAGCCCGTGTGGGATTAACTGAAAAACAGGCGAGAGACCGTTATGGGGATGATGTAGAGATTCTCAAGCAAGAGTTTGCAGATGTGGATCGCGCTCAAGCAGAAGGGGCAACAGAAGGCTTTGCTAAAATTATCACTACTGGGAAAGGGGAAATTCTGGGAGCGCATATTGTGGGTTCTTCTGCTGGAGAAATTATCCATGAAGTAATCATGGCGATGAAGCATAACTTACCTGTGTCAGCCTTAACGGGAATAATTCATATTTATCCCACTCTGTCTGAGGTGAATAGTAAAGCAGCGTTACAGTTGAAGAAACGGAATTACGCTAAAAATACTCAGCTACAGAATACTTTACGGAAGCTGTTTGGTTTCTTGCGTTCTATCAATTCATGA
- a CDS encoding Rpn family recombination-promoting nuclease/putative transposase, giving the protein MFQIRPQLFFELLSGSSQADCNYQFTSVEVKQLAFRIDGIFFPSSGNKKDPFYVVEVQFQPDEQLYSRIFSELFLYIKQYQPVHPWRVVVIYPTRSVERNSEPHFQPLLNLEQVRRIYLDELEEGENSPLGVRLVKLITSKETEVSQQAQMLLESVSREVNETKLRSDIIDLIESIMVYKFPKMSRKEIAAMLGVDDLKQTRFYQEVFTEGKQEGKLEAVSRMLDSGVELNTIAQWLDLPLEMVKKEANKKKTS; this is encoded by the coding sequence TTGTTCCAAATACGACCGCAATTATTTTTTGAACTCCTTTCTGGTTCATCTCAAGCTGATTGCAATTATCAGTTTACCTCCGTAGAAGTTAAGCAATTAGCATTTCGCATTGACGGTATCTTTTTTCCTAGCAGTGGCAACAAAAAAGACCCATTTTATGTGGTAGAAGTGCAGTTTCAACCTGATGAGCAACTTTATTCTCGCATTTTTTCTGAACTTTTTCTATACATCAAACAATATCAGCCTGTGCATCCTTGGCGAGTAGTAGTGATTTATCCGACTCGCAGTGTAGAAAGAAATAGTGAGCCTCATTTCCAACCGTTGTTAAATTTGGAGCAAGTGAGGCGAATTTATCTTGATGAATTAGAGGAAGGGGAAAATAGTCCTTTGGGGGTGCGCTTAGTGAAATTAATTACTTCAAAAGAAACGGAAGTTTCACAACAAGCGCAAATGCTATTAGAGTCAGTTTCTAGAGAGGTAAACGAGACAAAACTTAGAAGTGATATCATAGACTTAATCGAGAGTATTATGGTTTATAAGTTTCCAAAAATGAGTCGGAAGGAGATTGCTGCCATGTTAGGGGTAGATGATTTAAAACAAACAAGATTTTATCAGGAAGTATTTACGGAAGGGAAACAGGAAGGAAAACTAGAGGCAGTGTCAAGAATGCTAGACTCTGGTGTTGAGTTAAATACGATCGCGCAGTGGTTGGATTTACCTCTAGAGATGGTAAAAAAGGAGGCTAACAAGAAAAAAACATCTTAA
- a CDS encoding glycosyltransferase, with protein sequence MQSWVEALRWSGNHLMQMEKMGKKARQVYQQKYTPEINYQQMMNIYQTILK encoded by the coding sequence ATGCAGAGTTGGGTTGAAGCCTTGAGATGGAGTGGCAATCATCTTATGCAAATGGAAAAGATGGGGAAAAAAGCCCGTCAGGTTTATCAACAAAAATATACCCCTGAAATTAACTATCAGCAAATGATGAATATTTATCAAACTATATTAAAGTAA